The following are from one region of the Leucobacter sp. Psy1 genome:
- a CDS encoding aminotransferase class I/II-fold pyridoxal phosphate-dependent enzyme, with product MLEADVPDAAHTLADTREARVTADTPALSQEETPYADALQAFVDQRPVHLMVPGHGGDADGLSRKLADFMGERTLQLDVPMLIEGIDLGEDPPLTRSLQLAAEAWGARRTWFLTNGASQANRTAALAIRGLGRNVLSQRSAHSSFSDGVLVSGLIPSFVQPSVDHVHGMAHGVSPESLETALREAEEQGRPAAAVYVISPSYFGSVSDVRGLADIAHAHGAPLVVDGAWGPHFGFHPDLPESPARLGADLVISSTHKLGGSLTQSAMLHLGDGPFADRLEPLIERAFTMTASTSTSALLSGSLDIARHALATGEEEIGRSIDAAREFRQRLREDPRFGVVSDVFGQFDDIVDTDLLRVPIDVSASGVTGHWMRRQMVAEHDIYFEMATATSVVAVIGAGKVPDYDRVYRALVEAVESEAAVFERAANAEDDAFPALPAPGELRMLPSEGFLGETELVPAAEAVGRVSSDTLAAYPPGIPNVIPGEEITAETVAFLQAVAASPTGYVRGAADGTVSRFRVVKNDRA from the coding sequence ATGCTCGAAGCCGACGTCCCCGATGCTGCCCACACGCTCGCCGATACGCGCGAAGCACGAGTGACGGCCGATACTCCTGCGTTGTCTCAGGAGGAAACGCCATACGCCGACGCCCTGCAGGCGTTCGTCGATCAGCGGCCGGTCCACCTGATGGTGCCGGGGCACGGCGGCGATGCCGACGGGCTCAGCCGCAAGCTCGCCGACTTCATGGGCGAGCGGACGCTGCAGCTCGACGTCCCGATGCTCATCGAGGGCATCGACCTCGGTGAGGATCCGCCGCTGACACGCTCCCTGCAGCTCGCAGCCGAAGCCTGGGGTGCCAGGCGCACCTGGTTCCTCACCAACGGGGCGTCGCAGGCGAATCGCACGGCGGCCCTCGCGATCCGCGGGCTCGGCCGGAACGTGCTCTCGCAGCGGAGTGCCCACTCGAGCTTCAGCGACGGCGTGCTCGTCTCCGGGCTGATCCCGTCGTTCGTGCAGCCCTCGGTCGACCATGTCCACGGCATGGCGCACGGCGTCTCGCCCGAGAGCCTCGAGACGGCGCTGCGCGAGGCGGAGGAGCAGGGGCGTCCGGCAGCCGCCGTCTACGTGATCTCGCCGAGCTACTTCGGGTCGGTCTCGGATGTCCGCGGGCTCGCCGACATCGCCCATGCGCACGGCGCGCCCCTGGTGGTCGACGGCGCCTGGGGCCCGCATTTCGGCTTCCACCCCGATCTTCCCGAGTCGCCGGCCCGGCTGGGTGCCGACCTCGTCATCTCGAGCACGCACAAGCTCGGCGGCTCGTTGACGCAGTCGGCCATGCTCCACCTCGGCGACGGGCCGTTCGCCGATCGTCTCGAGCCGCTCATCGAGCGGGCTTTCACCATGACGGCGTCGACGTCGACGAGCGCGCTCCTCAGCGGCTCCCTCGACATTGCGCGGCACGCCCTCGCCACGGGTGAGGAGGAGATCGGTCGCTCGATCGATGCAGCCAGGGAGTTCCGTCAGCGTTTGCGCGAGGATCCGCGCTTCGGTGTGGTGAGTGACGTCTTCGGTCAGTTCGACGACATCGTCGACACCGATCTGCTGCGGGTGCCGATCGACGTCTCGGCGAGCGGCGTTACGGGGCACTGGATGCGCCGTCAGATGGTCGCCGAGCACGACATCTACTTCGAGATGGCCACCGCAACCTCGGTCGTCGCCGTCATTGGCGCGGGCAAGGTGCCCGACTACGACCGGGTCTACCGTGCGTTGGTCGAGGCCGTCGAGTCTGAGGCCGCGGTCTTCGAGCGCGCAGCGAACGCCGAAGACGATGCCTTTCCTGCGCTGCCTGCTCCGGGGGAGCTGCGCATGCTCCCGAGCGAGGGGTTCCTGGGGGAGACCGAGCTCGTTCCCGCTGCCGAAGCCGTCGGACGGGTCTCCTCGGACACGCTCGCGGCCTACCCGCCAGGTATTCCCAACGTGATCCCCGGTGAGGAGATCACGGCGGAAACCGTTGCGTTCCTCCAGGCTGTCGCAGCCTCGCCCACCGGCTACGTCCGCGGTGCCGCGGACGGCACCGTTTCGCGCTTCCGCGTCGTGAAGAACGACCGCGCCTGA
- a CDS encoding DEAD/DEAH box helicase, translating into MTDTTPTFADLGVPAPLADALAKNGKTEAFPIQRDTLPDTLQGRDVLGRGRTGSGKTIAFAIPLVANLTEDADAKRRPNRPRAIVLAPTRELVTQIAETVKLLADPVKIRVTTIFGGVSQRRQEEVLERGVDIVVAAPGRLDDLMKQGLVDLGGVEITVLDEADHMADMGFLPVVTRILNKTPKVGQRLLFSATLDNGVDNIVKKYLHDPILHSVDSAESPVPQLTHHVFEVSDKDDKDALIEALASGTGRRIMFTRMKHQAKRLAKKLTAAGIPAVELQGNLSQNARDRNLAEFVNGDARVLVATDVAARGVHVDGVELVVHIDPPVEHKAYLHRSGRTARAGAEGDVVTLVLPEQRGEMKQLMRAAKIRVTPRKVNPNAREVDTEVLELIGEVAPRVDPRVTEHRRAEAQTAQQRAAGGNASAPGQGKSQGANAKRKRSRGGRGRGQGGEGQSEGGGQQRQGRSQGGRGRGGNGESRGQGQSGQGQSGQGQGGQRQGQGRSQGQGQGQSSRGGQGGQGGQRRSGRRAQSSGGTVYSTSSSGA; encoded by the coding sequence GTGACTGACACCACCCCCACCTTCGCCGATCTCGGCGTCCCCGCACCCCTCGCCGACGCGCTGGCCAAGAACGGCAAGACCGAGGCATTCCCCATCCAGCGCGACACGTTGCCCGACACCCTGCAGGGACGCGACGTGCTCGGCCGCGGCCGCACCGGTTCGGGCAAGACGATCGCCTTCGCGATCCCGCTCGTGGCAAATCTGACCGAGGACGCCGACGCGAAGCGCCGGCCGAACCGCCCGCGCGCCATCGTGCTCGCCCCGACCCGCGAGCTCGTCACCCAGATCGCCGAGACCGTGAAGCTCCTCGCCGATCCCGTGAAGATCCGCGTCACCACCATCTTCGGCGGCGTCTCCCAGCGTCGCCAGGAGGAAGTCCTCGAGCGCGGGGTCGACATCGTCGTCGCCGCGCCCGGCCGCCTCGATGACCTCATGAAGCAGGGCCTCGTCGACCTCGGCGGCGTCGAGATCACGGTACTCGACGAAGCCGATCACATGGCCGACATGGGCTTCCTGCCCGTCGTGACGCGCATCCTGAACAAGACCCCGAAGGTCGGCCAGCGCCTGCTCTTCAGCGCGACCCTCGACAACGGGGTCGACAACATCGTCAAGAAGTACCTGCACGATCCGATCCTGCACTCAGTCGATTCCGCCGAGTCGCCCGTGCCGCAGCTCACCCACCACGTCTTCGAGGTCTCCGACAAGGACGACAAGGACGCCCTCATCGAGGCCCTCGCCTCGGGAACCGGTCGCCGCATCATGTTCACCCGCATGAAGCACCAGGCGAAGCGTCTCGCGAAGAAACTCACCGCCGCAGGTATCCCCGCAGTCGAGCTGCAGGGCAACCTCTCGCAGAATGCGCGCGACCGGAACCTCGCCGAGTTCGTGAACGGCGACGCGCGCGTGCTCGTCGCAACCGACGTCGCCGCCCGCGGCGTGCACGTCGACGGCGTCGAACTCGTCGTGCACATCGATCCGCCGGTAGAGCACAAGGCGTACCTGCACCGTTCCGGCCGTACCGCACGCGCCGGGGCCGAGGGCGACGTCGTCACTCTCGTGCTCCCCGAGCAGCGTGGCGAGATGAAGCAGCTCATGCGCGCCGCGAAGATCCGGGTGACCCCCCGCAAGGTCAACCCGAACGCGCGCGAGGTCGACACCGAGGTGCTCGAGCTCATCGGAGAGGTCGCGCCCCGCGTCGACCCCCGCGTGACGGAGCATCGCCGCGCTGAGGCGCAGACCGCGCAGCAGCGAGCCGCAGGCGGTAACGCCAGCGCGCCTGGCCAGGGCAAGTCCCAGGGTGCCAATGCGAAGCGCAAGCGCTCCCGCGGCGGTCGCGGACGCGGGCAGGGCGGCGAAGGCCAGAGCGAGGGCGGTGGCCAGCAGCGCCAGGGTCGCAGCCAGGGCGGCCGGGGCCGCGGTGGCAACGGCGAGTCACGCGGCCAGGGTCAGAGCGGCCAGGGTCAGAGCGGCCAGGGTCAAGGCGGCCAGCGCCAGGGTCAGGGCCGCAGCCAGGGCCAGGGTCAGGGCCAGTCGAGCCGCGGTGGCCAGGGTGGACAGGGCGGCCAGCGTCGCTCGGGCCGCCGCGCGCAGAGCTCGGGTGGCACCGTCTACTCGACGAGCTCGTCCGGCGCGTAA
- a CDS encoding amino acid permease encodes MSTSSPSVPLRQQLFRVKPVPKAGADGSELKRTIGLFQLTMIGVGGTIGTGIFFILSEAVPIAGPAVIWSFVIAGVVAGLSVLCYAELAGAVPVSGSSYSYAYTTLGELPAMGVAACLLLEYGVSTAAVAVGWSQYVNQLLNNLFGVQLPHALSYAPEEGGIVNLPAILLIAMCAFILIRGTSHSAITNTIMVVIKIAVLIFFIAVGMTGWNTDHFADFAPFGFAGVMTGAGLIFFSFVGLDAVATAGDEAKNPRRNLPIALISALVIVTTVYVLVALAGLGAQETEKFDGQSAGLSAILENIVGASWPGTVVAAGAVISIFSVTLVVLYGQTRILFAMSRDGMMPKIFQRVNPRTKTPIANTIIVAAVVSVLAGVLPINFLAEMTSIGTLAAFLVVSIAVIVLRRREPNLERSFRVPLYPVIPILSIIGCLWIIKDLRPITIVVFVLWTAVVLVWYFFTGRKNSALAHRPVDARTEDTL; translated from the coding sequence ATGAGTACATCGAGCCCCAGTGTGCCGCTGCGCCAGCAGCTGTTCCGGGTGAAACCCGTTCCGAAGGCCGGAGCTGACGGCAGCGAGCTGAAGCGCACCATCGGGCTGTTCCAGCTCACGATGATCGGCGTCGGCGGCACCATCGGCACCGGTATCTTCTTCATCTTGTCCGAGGCGGTACCGATCGCCGGCCCAGCGGTCATCTGGTCGTTCGTGATCGCGGGCGTGGTGGCCGGCCTCTCGGTGCTCTGCTACGCGGAGCTCGCCGGCGCCGTGCCGGTGTCCGGATCCTCGTACTCGTACGCCTACACGACCCTCGGAGAGCTGCCGGCCATGGGTGTCGCGGCCTGTCTGCTGCTCGAGTACGGCGTCTCCACGGCGGCGGTCGCCGTGGGCTGGTCGCAGTACGTCAACCAGCTGCTGAACAACCTCTTCGGCGTGCAGTTGCCGCACGCGCTCTCGTACGCCCCTGAGGAGGGCGGCATCGTGAATCTGCCGGCCATCCTGCTCATTGCGATGTGCGCCTTCATCCTGATCCGGGGCACCTCGCACTCCGCGATCACCAACACGATCATGGTCGTGATCAAGATCGCCGTCCTCATCTTCTTCATCGCCGTCGGCATGACCGGGTGGAACACCGACCACTTCGCCGACTTCGCACCGTTCGGGTTCGCCGGCGTGATGACCGGTGCGGGACTGATCTTCTTCTCGTTCGTCGGGCTCGACGCTGTCGCGACAGCGGGCGACGAGGCCAAGAATCCGCGTCGCAACCTCCCGATCGCGCTGATCTCCGCGCTCGTCATCGTCACCACCGTCTACGTGCTGGTCGCGCTCGCCGGTCTCGGCGCGCAGGAGACGGAGAAGTTCGACGGCCAGTCGGCCGGTCTTTCGGCGATCCTCGAGAACATCGTCGGTGCCAGCTGGCCGGGAACGGTCGTCGCCGCCGGCGCGGTCATCTCCATCTTCAGCGTCACCCTGGTCGTGCTCTACGGGCAAACCCGCATCCTCTTCGCCATGTCGCGCGACGGCATGATGCCGAAGATCTTCCAGCGGGTGAACCCGCGCACGAAGACCCCCATCGCCAACACCATCATCGTCGCAGCCGTGGTCTCGGTGCTCGCCGGCGTGCTGCCGATCAACTTCCTCGCCGAGATGACGAGCATCGGCACCCTCGCCGCGTTCCTCGTTGTATCGATCGCCGTCATCGTTCTGCGCCGCCGAGAGCCGAACCTCGAGCGCTCGTTCCGCGTACCGCTGTACCCCGTGATCCCGATCCTCTCCATCATCGGATGCCTCTGGATCATCAAGGACCTGCGCCCGATCACCATCGTCGTCTTCGTGCTCTGGACCGCCGTTGTGCTGGTCTGGTACTTCTTCACGGGACGCAAGAACTCGGCGCTGGCTCACCGCCCCGTCGACGCACGGACGGAGGACACGCTGTGA
- a CDS encoding MDR family MFS transporter, translating into MSAPANAQPSTGPVDLPESTDAPQFGAAEKLAIWLLLGSAFVVILNETIMGVALPHLMTDLDITAAAAQWLTTVFLLTMSVVIPITGMLIQRYRTRTLFIAAMSLFTLGTLVAAVAPGFGVLVVARAVQASGTAIMMPLLMTTVVTLVPERQRGQLMGRIAIVISVAPALGPTISGLILQWLTWRWMFILVLPIAVFALVAGMVRMPNVGTQRRARIDALSVVLSVVAFGGLVYGLSLVGEAASADELVPPWVPVVAGAVALALFIWRQLRLQREDRALLDLRTFRTRPFALSTILFAFCSIALFGTLILLPIYMQNVLGYATLETGLMLLPGGLLMGLLGPVVGRAVDARGARSMLLPGTVLTALALWAMTLLGDETSIWQVLATHLLLSVGLAGTFTPLFSVALGSLPPHLASYGSATISTVQQVGGAAGTALFVTIMTLVSTAAAGSPEAVNPHDLAAGTRAAFMVGGIAATASIALAVFIREEPRRIA; encoded by the coding sequence ATGTCTGCCCCCGCCAACGCGCAGCCCTCCACCGGTCCCGTCGACCTCCCCGAGTCGACGGACGCGCCGCAGTTCGGCGCTGCCGAGAAGTTGGCGATCTGGCTGCTGCTCGGATCCGCGTTCGTCGTGATCCTGAACGAGACGATCATGGGCGTGGCGCTGCCGCATCTCATGACGGACCTCGACATCACGGCGGCCGCGGCGCAGTGGCTGACGACGGTGTTCCTGCTGACGATGAGCGTGGTGATCCCCATCACGGGCATGCTCATCCAGCGCTACCGGACCCGCACCCTCTTCATCGCTGCGATGTCGCTGTTCACGCTCGGCACGCTCGTTGCCGCGGTCGCGCCGGGCTTCGGCGTGCTCGTCGTGGCCCGAGCGGTGCAGGCGAGTGGAACGGCGATCATGATGCCGTTGCTGATGACCACGGTGGTGACGCTCGTGCCCGAGCGTCAGCGCGGACAGCTCATGGGGCGGATCGCGATCGTCATCTCAGTCGCCCCTGCGCTCGGACCGACCATTTCGGGACTCATCCTGCAGTGGCTGACGTGGCGCTGGATGTTCATCCTCGTGCTGCCGATCGCCGTGTTCGCGCTCGTCGCCGGCATGGTGCGGATGCCCAACGTGGGTACGCAGCGTCGCGCTCGCATCGATGCGCTGTCGGTCGTGCTCTCGGTGGTCGCCTTCGGTGGCCTGGTGTACGGGCTCAGCCTCGTCGGCGAGGCCGCCAGCGCCGATGAGCTCGTGCCGCCGTGGGTTCCGGTGGTCGCGGGAGCGGTCGCCCTCGCGCTGTTCATCTGGCGTCAGCTGCGTCTGCAGCGCGAGGATCGGGCGCTGCTCGACCTCCGCACGTTCCGCACGCGCCCCTTCGCCCTGTCGACGATCCTCTTCGCGTTCTGCTCGATCGCCCTGTTCGGCACGCTGATCCTGCTTCCGATCTACATGCAGAACGTGCTCGGGTATGCAACGCTCGAGACCGGGCTCATGCTGCTCCCCGGCGGATTGCTCATGGGTCTGCTCGGCCCGGTGGTCGGCCGTGCCGTGGACGCCCGCGGTGCTCGCTCGATGCTGCTGCCAGGCACCGTGCTCACGGCGCTCGCGCTCTGGGCGATGACGCTGCTGGGTGACGAGACGTCGATCTGGCAGGTGCTCGCGACCCACCTCCTGCTGAGCGTCGGGCTGGCCGGAACCTTCACGCCGCTGTTCTCGGTCGCCCTCGGTTCGCTGCCCCCGCACCTCGCGTCATATGGCAGCGCCACGATCTCGACGGTGCAGCAGGTGGGCGGTGCCGCTGGAACGGCCCTGTTCGTAACGATCATGACGCTCGTCTCCACGGCGGCGGCCGGGTCTCCTGAAGCTGTCAATCCGCATGACCTGGCGGCGGGAACGCGCGCCGCGTTCATGGTCGGCGGGATCGCTGCGACGGCGTCGATCGCGCTCGCGGTGTTCATTCGCGAGGAACCCCGCCGCATCGCCTGA
- a CDS encoding TrbC/VirB2 family protein encodes MKTRTRIATAVTTALLSLFVAAPAFAAEGGHGGSDLDSMFSRANDSFQYGAIFAVIIILAVIVLATSILVGRLFDKKD; translated from the coding sequence GTGAAGACCCGCACCCGCATCGCCACCGCAGTGACGACCGCTCTGCTCTCGCTGTTCGTCGCAGCGCCGGCGTTCGCGGCCGAGGGCGGACACGGCGGCAGCGACCTCGACAGCATGTTCTCGCGCGCGAACGATTCGTTCCAGTACGGCGCCATCTTCGCGGTGATCATCATCCTCGCTGTGATCGTGCTCGCCACCTCGATCCTCGTCGGGCGTCTCTTCGACAAGAAGGACTAG
- a CDS encoding GNAT family N-acetyltransferase: MSEDIEFMHEPDRHRFTAVRASDGERVGEAHYRLLGDDGIDFDHTLVPTALRGQGIASRLVHAAVTSDLARERRIAASCPFVATYLREHPDLA; this comes from the coding sequence ATGAGCGAAGACATCGAGTTCATGCACGAGCCGGATCGGCACCGCTTCACGGCAGTGCGTGCGAGCGACGGGGAACGCGTCGGCGAAGCGCACTACCGGCTGCTCGGCGACGACGGGATCGATTTCGATCATACCCTGGTGCCGACCGCGTTGCGCGGACAGGGCATAGCATCGCGTCTCGTCCACGCGGCGGTGACGAGCGACCTCGCGCGCGAGCGCAGGATCGCGGCGTCGTGCCCATTCGTCGCCACCTACCTCAGGGAGCACCCCGACCTGGCGTGA
- the lysA gene encoding diaminopimelate decarboxylase — protein sequence MNQVPVPSLDELWSILPEEASADAATPEVLSIGGVPVTELAERYGTPLYVYDETGLRRQIRRFTEGLRERWPNSEVLFASKSFPAVGMYRLAQEEGLSIDVAGGGELQMALAAGVDPARIHMHGNAKTDAELAMALDAGIDTIIVDNADELDRLERLLPARSGDRAATPQQLLLRVIPGVAAKTHASQATGGDESKFGLPLGQAAAAIERMRAHPLMDFAGVHLHIGSQILDVEQFAEAVSKLSGVTSDISGGTPFRTYDVGGGLGVKYTYADDAPAVDAYLDAVVAAAREHLPADARLLIEPGRSIVARAGVTLYRVTSVKRTGRTFVAVDGGLADQMDAALTGQRFEAVLANRLDAPWSESVQLVGRQCESGDLLVDGAPMPPAEVGDLVVLATTGAYGYTLANNYNGALKPAIVFVGDGASRLIARRETYADLLATHEPAIVSRA from the coding sequence GTGAATCAGGTACCCGTCCCATCGCTCGACGAGCTGTGGTCGATCCTCCCGGAAGAAGCGTCGGCCGACGCCGCGACGCCTGAGGTGCTCAGCATCGGCGGCGTCCCGGTCACGGAGCTCGCCGAGCGGTACGGAACGCCCCTGTACGTGTACGACGAGACCGGACTGCGGCGCCAGATCCGCCGGTTCACCGAGGGTCTTCGAGAGCGATGGCCGAACTCTGAGGTGCTGTTCGCATCGAAGTCGTTCCCCGCCGTCGGCATGTACCGGCTCGCGCAGGAAGAAGGCCTCTCGATCGACGTCGCCGGGGGTGGGGAACTCCAGATGGCCTTGGCCGCCGGAGTCGATCCCGCCCGCATCCACATGCACGGCAATGCGAAGACCGACGCGGAACTCGCGATGGCGCTCGACGCGGGCATCGACACCATCATCGTCGACAACGCGGACGAGCTGGACCGGCTGGAGCGGCTGCTGCCTGCGCGCTCCGGCGATCGCGCCGCGACGCCGCAGCAGCTCCTCCTGCGCGTGATTCCCGGCGTCGCCGCGAAGACGCACGCCTCGCAGGCGACCGGCGGAGACGAGTCGAAGTTCGGGCTGCCCCTCGGTCAGGCGGCCGCTGCGATCGAGCGGATGCGCGCGCACCCCCTCATGGACTTCGCCGGCGTGCACCTGCACATCGGATCGCAGATCCTCGACGTGGAGCAGTTCGCCGAGGCGGTCTCGAAGCTCTCGGGCGTCACCTCGGACATCTCCGGCGGCACTCCGTTCCGCACCTACGACGTGGGTGGCGGCCTCGGGGTGAAGTACACCTACGCCGACGACGCGCCGGCCGTCGACGCCTACCTCGACGCCGTCGTCGCGGCGGCGCGCGAGCACCTGCCGGCCGATGCGCGCCTGCTCATCGAGCCGGGTCGGTCGATCGTCGCGCGCGCGGGTGTCACGCTGTACCGCGTTACGTCGGTCAAGCGCACGGGGCGGACCTTCGTCGCCGTCGACGGCGGTCTCGCCGACCAGATGGATGCGGCACTCACCGGTCAGCGTTTCGAAGCGGTGCTCGCCAACCGGCTCGACGCCCCCTGGAGCGAGAGTGTGCAACTCGTCGGGCGTCAGTGCGAGTCGGGCGACCTGCTCGTCGACGGCGCACCGATGCCGCCGGCGGAGGTCGGGGACCTCGTCGTCCTCGCGACCACCGGCGCGTACGGGTACACCCTCGCGAACAACTACAACGGTGCGCTGAAGCCCGCGATCGTCTTCGTCGGCGACGGTGCGTCCCGGCTCATCGCTCGGCGAGAGACCTACGCCGACCTGCTCGCGACGCACGAACCAGCCATCGTCTCGCGCGCCTGA
- a CDS encoding LysR family transcriptional regulator, whose protein sequence is MIDLRQLEALRAVDAAGSVAGAARALSWSQPTVDYHLANLERLVGAPLLSRTSRGSTLTPLGGFVLERVLEILALSERALEDARSYAVSGHARLRFGTFPTAAARLLPDVVHALGDRGLSLDVTLAEVAPLVAHLNQSELDAALLYSVPGYELPLRQGVETIELWQDPLYLALPDQHRLAGRDAIDRTELVSLADERWLLGATRQDPMDTVIVDAFAEAGRTIDVSMRTDDFSVMLGMIAAGMVIGLVSRLARESEAPGVSLVPIDDPVFTRTLLLATPREANPRLPPTAMRHVTDAVQEALGRLAASER, encoded by the coding sequence GTGATCGATCTGCGTCAGCTCGAGGCGCTCCGCGCCGTGGACGCCGCCGGCTCCGTGGCCGGCGCTGCACGCGCACTCTCCTGGAGCCAGCCGACTGTGGACTACCACCTCGCGAATCTCGAGCGGCTCGTTGGCGCACCGCTGCTGTCACGAACGTCACGAGGGAGCACGCTCACGCCGCTCGGCGGATTCGTCCTCGAGCGCGTGCTCGAGATCCTCGCCCTCTCGGAGCGCGCGCTCGAGGACGCGCGCAGCTACGCCGTCTCGGGGCACGCGAGACTCCGGTTCGGCACCTTCCCCACCGCAGCGGCGCGCCTCCTCCCCGACGTCGTGCACGCGCTCGGGGATCGCGGGCTCTCGCTCGACGTCACGCTGGCCGAGGTGGCACCGCTCGTCGCACACCTCAACCAGAGCGAGCTCGATGCCGCCCTGCTCTATTCGGTGCCCGGCTACGAACTCCCCCTCAGACAGGGGGTGGAGACGATCGAGCTCTGGCAGGATCCCCTCTACCTCGCGCTTCCCGACCAGCACCGGCTCGCCGGCCGCGACGCGATCGATCGAACCGAGCTCGTGAGCCTCGCCGATGAGCGCTGGCTGCTCGGCGCAACCCGGCAGGATCCCATGGACACCGTGATCGTCGACGCGTTCGCCGAGGCCGGACGCACCATCGACGTCTCGATGCGCACCGACGACTTCTCGGTCATGCTCGGTATGATCGCCGCCGGCATGGTCATCGGTCTCGTCTCCAGGCTCGCGCGAGAATCCGAGGCGCCTGGCGTCTCGCTCGTGCCGATCGACGATCCCGTCTTCACGCGCACCCTGCTCCTCGCGACGCCGCGCGAGGCGAACCCCCGGCTCCCCCCGACGGCCATGCGGCACGTGACCGACGCGGTGCAGGAAGCGCTCGGGCGCCTCGCCGCATCGGAGCGCTGA
- a CDS encoding GNAT family N-acetyltransferase has product MALPLPGTLTGRLVTLEPLSHEHHDGLVAAARDGELWNLWYTHVPTPEGMDAEIDRRLGLQEAGSMIPFTTLRNDTGEIIGMTTFMNIDARVPRVEIGSTWNAVSAQGSGTNPDAKLLMLGHAFETWGCPAVEFRTDFHNQQSRAAIARLGARQDGILRAHMRMPGYLRDTVVFSITESEWAGVRVGLERRILRHLERRLAQTTPETAE; this is encoded by the coding sequence ATGGCTCTTCCCCTTCCTGGAACCCTGACCGGCAGGCTCGTCACGCTCGAGCCGCTCAGCCACGAGCATCACGACGGTCTCGTCGCAGCGGCCCGTGACGGCGAACTGTGGAACCTCTGGTACACCCACGTGCCTACTCCGGAGGGGATGGACGCCGAGATCGATCGGCGCCTCGGTCTACAGGAGGCGGGATCGATGATCCCATTCACGACCCTCCGGAACGACACCGGCGAGATCATCGGCATGACGACGTTCATGAACATCGACGCTCGCGTGCCGCGCGTCGAGATCGGGTCGACCTGGAACGCCGTGAGCGCGCAGGGGTCTGGCACGAACCCGGATGCGAAGCTGCTCATGCTCGGCCATGCGTTCGAAACGTGGGGGTGCCCCGCTGTGGAGTTCCGCACCGACTTCCACAACCAGCAGTCCCGGGCCGCCATCGCGCGGCTCGGGGCCAGACAGGACGGGATCCTGCGGGCGCACATGCGTATGCCGGGTTACCTGCGCGACACCGTGGTGTTCTCGATCACCGAGTCGGAGTGGGCCGGGGTGCGGGTCGGCCTCGAACGGCGCATCTTGCGACACCTCGAGCGCCGGTTGGCGCAGACCACCCCGGAGACGGCAGAATAG
- a CDS encoding universal stress protein — MSIVVGVAPGHSASAPVQLGILLARSYRQDLVVVSVCASTWPPRIGRREAAYQEALVAGAESVLAEARALVPGDLTAAFEVRTASSARRGLLEAAGEHGAVRLVVGAAGDAAEGVIAVGSVSTGLLQSADVPVAIAPHGFTAGAEDRLERVTAAYSGSETSAELVLGAAAVAADAGADFRVASFATRPQAVTEAAIGFTVEDDVIDEWAEVIRAHTEEILADIAEFSERPRSVDIVVGAGDTWADAISAIGWRSAEVLLVGSSSLGPLARISLGSHAMKIVRHSPVPVVLVPRRAAEAYAARAGAQ; from the coding sequence GTGAGTATCGTCGTCGGAGTGGCCCCTGGCCACAGCGCGAGCGCCCCGGTGCAGCTCGGGATCCTGCTCGCGCGCTCGTATCGTCAAGACCTCGTCGTGGTGTCGGTCTGCGCCTCGACCTGGCCGCCACGCATCGGTCGTCGAGAAGCGGCCTACCAAGAGGCGCTCGTCGCCGGTGCCGAATCGGTGCTCGCTGAGGCTCGCGCGCTCGTTCCCGGTGATCTGACGGCCGCGTTCGAGGTGCGCACGGCGTCATCGGCGCGGCGTGGACTTCTCGAGGCCGCCGGCGAGCACGGCGCGGTCCGCCTCGTCGTCGGAGCGGCTGGCGACGCGGCCGAGGGCGTCATCGCGGTGGGATCCGTGTCGACCGGCCTGCTCCAGAGCGCTGACGTACCCGTCGCGATCGCGCCCCACGGCTTCACGGCCGGAGCCGAGGATCGCCTCGAGCGCGTCACCGCGGCCTATAGCGGCTCGGAGACGTCTGCGGAGCTTGTGCTCGGGGCGGCGGCCGTCGCAGCGGACGCGGGCGCCGACTTCCGCGTCGCGTCGTTCGCGACCCGGCCACAGGCCGTCACCGAGGCTGCGATCGGCTTCACCGTCGAGGACGACGTCATCGACGAGTGGGCAGAAGTGATCCGCGCGCACACCGAGGAGATCCTCGCAGACATCGCCGAGTTCTCCGAGCGCCCGAGGTCCGTGGACATCGTGGTCGGTGCGGGCGACACCTGGGCCGATGCGATCAGCGCCATCGGATGGCGTTCGGCAGAGGTGCTGCTCGTCGGCTCGAGCAGTCTCGGTCCGCTCGCGCGCATCTCGCTCGGCTCGCACGCCATGAAGATCGTGCGGCACTCGCCAGTGCCCGTGGTCCTCGTGCCGAGGCGAGCCGCAGAGGCCTACGCGGCACGAGCCGGCGCGCAGTGA